Part of the Burkholderia sp. FERM BP-3421 genome, GTCGCTGCTCGCCTGGGCCGCGCTCGTGCTGCTGTCGATTCCGCTCGCCGCGACCTTCGCCGCGCTGGGCGCGCGCTACCCCGATGCGGGCGGCGTCTCGACCTACGTGCGCAATGCCTTCGGCCCGCGCGCGGCGGCAATCGTCGGCTGGTGCTTCTACTTCGCGGTGCCGGCCGGCGCGCCCGCCGCCGCGCTGTTCGGCGGCGCCTACGTGGCGGCGATGCTGGGCGGCGGCGCCACGACCGAGATCGTCACCGCCGCGCTGCTGATCGCGACGGTCGCGGCGGCCAACGCGTACGGCGTCACCGTGTCGGGCCGCATGCAGGTCGTGCTGTCCGCGCTGCTGGTGGCCCTGCTGCTGGCCGCCGTGCTCGCCTCCGCGCCGCATGCGCGCCTCGACAACCTGCACCCCTTCGCGCCGCACGGCTGGCTCGCGGTCGGCCATGCGGCGGCGCTGCTGGTCTGGAGCTTCGCGGGCTGGGAGGCGATCACGCATCTCGCCGGGGAATTCCGCCGCCCCACCCACGACCTGCCGCGCTCGACCGCCGTCGCGGTCGTGGTGGTCGGGCTGCTGTACCTGTCGGTGGCCGCCGCGAGCGTGCTGGTGCTCGGCGCGACGGCGGGCGCATCGCGCGCGCCGCTCGCCGCGCTGATCGAACGCGGGATCGGCGGCGCGGCGGGCGGACTCGCCACGGTCGCGGCGCTGCTGCTGACGCTCGGCACGATGAACGCGTACTTCGCGGGCGCGGCCATGCTCGGCGCGGCGCTCGGCCGCGACGGCGCGCTGCCCGCCTGGTTCGCGCACGGCAGCGAGACGGGCGGCGTGCCGCGCCGCAGCCTCGCGGTGCTCGCCGCGCTGGCGGGCGGCGCGCTCGTCGCCACCGTGCTGGCGGGCGTCGGGCCGAAGCCGCTGGTGCTCGTCACGTCGGGCTGCTTCGTGCTCGTCTATGCGCTCGGCGCGGCCGCCGCGATGAAGCTGCTGCCGCGCGGCGGCTTCGCGCATCGCTGCGCGTGCATCGCGCTCGTCGCGGTGGCCGCGCTGTTCGTGACGACCGGCTGGTATCTCGCCTGGGCCCTCGGGCTCGCGGCGGCGGCGCTGCTCTACCTGCGGTTCGCGCCGCGGCGCGCGCGCTGAGGCGCGCCCGGCCCGGGGCGCGGCGCGCCGGCCGTCACGACGCGCGGCATCCGGACGCCGCCGCGCATCCCGATGCCGCGCGTCGTCCGCCCCGTCAGCGCGTGCCCGCGCTGCAGCAATACGCCAGCAGGAAGGTGGCGGTGCCCGTGGTGGTGCCGACGATGGCGCGCATGTCCGTATTCAGCTTCGACATCGCCGCCGTCACGTAGTCGGGCGCGGCCAGCGTGCCGGTGTTGAAGTCATGCACCGCCAGCGCGACGGCCTTGTTGTCCTTCGTCTTCGGCGACGCGAGCGCGCGATCCTCCTGCGCGAAGCGCTGGTCGCGCGTGGCCACCGCGCCGACCTGCCCGCTGCAGTAGCCGTGGGTGCCCGACATGATGTGGATCGTGTGGCCCTCGCCGCTCAGGCCCGCTGCGATGGTGTTCAGGGCCGCCGCCACGTCGCGGACCGAACAGGGATCGTGGAATCCCCAGATCTGTACCGCGTTGGGCGTGCCCTGGGTGATGTTGACGAGTGTTGCCATGACGCTCTCCTTGAAGGTGCTGCGATCGATCCCGCCGGCCGGACGGCGCTCGCCGCCGCCGCGCGGGCTGGATCCGCCGGCGCGCTCAACGGCTCGGCCGGCGGATGACTCAACCTTAGCGGCTCGGTCCGGCGCGCAAAATGGACCGCTCGTCACGACGCCCCGGGTGTCGTTCCTCACGGGTGCGGACTTGGGCGGGACGCGCCCGTACGCGACAATGAACGCTTCGTCCGGGACGCCGCGCGTCCCGCTCGCCCGTCCCGTTCGTCCCGTTCGTCCCGTTCGTCCCGTTCGTCCCACTCACCGGAGCACGCCATGCAGGCACAGTGGTCCCGCGTCGACGCCTATATCGCCGATCGGCTCATCCCGTCGGATCCCGTCCTGGAACAGGTGCTCGCGGCCAACGCGGCCGCGCGCCTGCCCGCGCACGACGTCGCGCCGAACCAGGGCCGCCTGCTGGCGCTGTTCGCGCGCATGATCCAGGCGCGCCGCATTCTGGAAATCGGCACGCTGGGCGGCTACAGCACGATCTGGCTCGCGCGCGCGCTGCCGCCGGGCGGCCGGGTCGTCACGCTCGAAGCCGATGCGCGGCATGCCGAGGTGGCGCGCGCCAATCTCGCGACGGCAGGCCTCGCCGACACCGTGGACGTGATCGTCGGGCCGGCGCTCGACAGCCTGCGCCGCCTGCCCGGCGACGCCCCGTTCGACCTGGTGTTCATCGACGCGGACAAGGAGAACAATCCCGCCTACCTCGACTGGGCGCTGAAGCTGTCGCGCCCCGGCACGCTGATCGTCGGCGACAACGTGGTGCGCGACGGCGAGGTCGCGAATCCGGACAGCGACGATCCGCGCGTCCACGGCGTGCGGCGGTTTTTCGATCGGATGGCGGATGAGCCGCGCCTGACGGCGACCGCGTTGCAGACCGTGGGCAGCAAGGGCTGGGACGGCTTCACGATCGCGCTGGTCGGCGAGGCGGCGTCGGGACGCTGACGGTGTCGCGCAGGCGCGCGGCGGGCCCGGTCGCGCACGGCCCGCTGCGCGGCGTATCGATCGGCGGCGGCATGCCCGCGCGGACCTGGATCTCGCGCGGCGTCAAGCAGGGCGGCCACGCGATCTTCAACGCCCGGCTCGGCTCTCGCATCAACCAGCACGTCGCGGCGTCGTGGCAGGCCAACAACCTGTTCAATCACGACGACGCCATCCGTCCGCCGAGCGCGTTCTTCAGCGTGTTCGGCGACCGGCGCGACGTGATGCCGACCGTGCGCCCGGACTTCTGACACGCGCGCGCCGCCGCCGGGCGCCGGCGGCGCCTCACGCGAGCCCCAGGTACACGACCCGGTCGCGCCCGCCGGCCTTCGCCTGGTAGAGCGCCTGGTCGGCCGCCTCGACCACCGCGCCGACCTCGGGCGCCGCCGCGCCGTGGCGCGGCTCCCACACCGAGACGCCGATGCTGACCGTGACGATGCCCGCATCCGAGCGCACGTGCGCGATGCCGAGCATGCGCACCGCGACCCGCATCCGCTGCGCGACCACCCGCGCACCGGCCGGATCGGTGTCGGGCAGCACCACCACGAACTCCTCGCCGCCGTAGCGCGCGACCACGTCGCCCGCGCGCCCCGCCTGCCCGTCGATGCAGCGCGCGACGCGCGCCAGCACCTCGTCGCCGACCTGATGGCCGTAGGCGTCGTTGTAGCGCTTGAAGTGGTCGATGTCGACGAACAGGATCGCGAGCGGCCGCTCGCCGCGCACCGCGCGCCGCCATTCGCGCTCGAGCGTCTCGTCGAGCGTGCGGCGATTGTAGAGACCCGTCAGGCTGTCGGTGCGCGCGAGCCGCGCAAGCGCGGCTTCCGCCGCCGACTTGCGCCACAGCGAGTACGCGAGGCAGATGCTCATGCCGATGAACGCCAGGCTGAACGCGCCCGTCAACACGCCGAAGCGCCACGCGCGCTCGCGCCAGTCCGCATAGGTGTCCTGCTCCGCCGTCGCGACCTGCACGATCAGCGGCACGCCTTCGAGCCGCTGGTACAGGAAGTTGCGCCGCACGCCGTCGATCGCCGAGACCTCGGTGAACGACCCCGAGCGGCCGAACTGCATGCGCCCGAACTGCCCGGTGTCGCGCAGTTCGCGGCCGAGCAGCGCGTCGTCGAACGGCGTGCGCATCACGAGCTGGCCGTTCGCGTGGAGCAGCACGATCGAACCGTGCGGGCCGACCTCGAGCCCGGCAAACAGCTGTTTGAAATACTCGAGCCGCACCACCAGCACCGCGACGCCCGCGAACCGGCCATCGCTGGCCTGCAGGCGGCGCGACAGCGCGATGCTCGGATCGCCGTCGCGCAGCCGCGCGCGATACGGCGCGCTCACGTACAGGCCCCGGTCGGACGCGTCGCGCTGGGCGGTGAAGAAATCACGGTCCGCGAAATGCATCACCGGCAACGGCTCGTCGCGCGAGGTCAGCGTGACGCGCCCCGTCTCGTCGAGCACGTAGATCATGCCGATGCACTTCGCCGCCGCGCCCCGGTCGAACAGCACCTCGCGGCGGCGCGCAAGCGGCAGCGCGGCCACCCAGGGCTTGTCGACGCCCTCGACGACGCCCTGCAAGGTCAGGTCGTAGATGCGGAAATTGCGCGCGATGTCGCGTTCGATCATCAGCAAGGTATTGCGCGCGCCGTCCTGCGCGCGCTCGAAGGCGTCCGCGCGGCTGTCGCGCAGAATGGCGGCGCAGATCGACATCATGACGATCGCGACCGCCACGCCTCCGGCAATCACTGCGTAGCCCAACGGCATCCGCTGCCCTGCGCCCCGACGACTGCGCACCCCGGCATGTCTGGATTTCATGCTTGTGCTTGTATAAACAACCGCGACGCTATTTGATCGAATTGGAAACCTGCCTAGCGGGCATTATGTACGATGCGCGGCCGCCCCCCGTGCACGGCGTCGTCGGGGTCCACCCGCGGCCCCCGCGTCGCGGCGCGCATGCGCCACCGCGCGCAGCGCCTCGATCAGCGTGCGGGCCGCCGCCGACGGCTGCGTATCGGTGCGCAGGATCAGGCCGACCGGCTCGTCGGCGCCGGCCGCCGGCAGGGGCAGCAGCACCAGCGCGCCGGCCGCGAGATCGGCCCGCGCCGCGTCGCGCGGCACGAACCAGACCGCGTCGTTGTCGAGCGCGAGCGCGCGGCCGACCGAGACCGACAGCGCCTCGACGAACGATTCGAGCGGCGGCGCGCCGCTCGCGCCGAGCAGCTGATCGGCGGCCTGCCGGATCAGCGTGCCGTAAGGCGGCAATACCACCGGGTAGCCGGCGAGCCGGGCCGCCGCCGCGGGGTCCGCGGCGAGCGGATGGCCGGCCCGCACGACCGCGACGAGCGGCTCGCTGTAAAGCTGCTCGAACGTCAGCCCGACCATGCGCTCCGGCTCCGACAGCCGGCCGATCGCGCATTCGATCGCGCCCGCCTTCAGGCGCGCCAGCAGGGCCGCGTTGGCGTCGGTCGCGATCCGCACGACGAGGCGCGGCCACTGCGCGGCGAGCGCTTTCAGCAGCGGCGGCGCGAGCGCGGCCGCGACCGTCGGCAGCATGCCGATCTCGAGCGTCGCGGCCGCGCCGCCGCCGCCGCGCGCCAGCAGGCTCACGCCCTGCCGCAGCGCGAGCACGCACGCGCTCGCGTGCGGCAGGAACAGCTGCGCGTCGCGGGTCGGCTGCGCCCCCTGGCGGCTGCGCTCGAACAGCTTCACGCCCAGGATCGACTCCAGCTCCGCGATCGTCTTCGAGACGGCCGGCTGGGTGATGGAGAGGCTCTCGGCCGCCCGCTGCACGCCGCCGAACTGCGCGACCGCGAGGAAGCACTGCAGGTGCCGGAACTTGACGCGCGCGTCGGCGATACGGTTTTGCATAACGGATGGTTATACGACGATCGAAAAAACGTCATTTTGCATAACTTTCCGGATTCGCTAAAGTCAGGGCGTCCCCCATCCTTCCAATCAACCCGGAGACCCGCGATGGACGATTCCTACCTCGCGCCGCGCGACTGGCCGTCGCATCCCGCCTACCTCCACCCCGACTACCGCTCGTCGGTGAAGCGCGGCCCGACCCGGCCGCTGATTCCGCTGCGGGAAAAGCTGCGCGACCAGCATGCGCCCGTCTACGGGGCCGAGGATCTCGGCGCGCTCGACCACGATCTGACCCGCAACGCGGTGAAGAACGGCGCGCCGCTCGGCGAGCGCATCATCGTCACGGGCCGCGTGCTCGACGAGGGCGGCCGCCCGGTGCGCGACACGCTGGTCGAGATCTGGCAGGCCAACGCGGCGGGCCGCTACGTGCACAAGGTCGACCGGCACGATGCGCCGCTCGACCCGAACTTCCTCGGCGCGGGCCGCTGCCTGACCGACGCCGACGGCCGGTACCGGTTCCTGACGATCAAGCCGGGCGCGTATCCGTGGGGCAACCACCCGAACGCCTGGCGACCGAATCATATTCATTTCTCGCTGTTCGGCGATTACTTCGGCTCGCGCCTCGTCACGCAGATGTACTTTCCGGGCGATCCGCTGCTCGCGCTCGATCCGATCTTCCAGGGCACGCCCGAGGACGCGCGCGAGCGGCTGGTCTCGCGTTTCGAGATCGGCACCACCGAACCCGGCTACGCGCTCGGCTACGAATTCGACATCGTGCTGCGCGGCCGCGACGCCACCCCGCTGGAGCGTTGAACATGACGACCCTGAAACAGACGCCGTCGCAGACGGTCGGCCCGTACTTCGCCTACGGCCTCTGCCCGCAGCAGTATCACTACGATCTGACCAGCCTGTTTACCGCGACGATCGCCGCGCCCCATGCGGCGGGCGAGCACGTGCGGCTGGTCGGCCAGGTGTTCGACGGCGACGGCCAGGTGGTCGGCGACGCGGTGCTCGAATTCACCCAGGTCGACGGCGCGGGCCGCTACCCGGCCTCGCGCGCCGACGCGGCCGCGCTCGGCTTCACGGGCTTCGCGCGGGTCGGCACCGGCACCGATGCGGCGCAGCGTTATGTCGTGGAAACCGTGAAGCCCGGGCGAGGTCCGGACGGCGGCGCGCCGCACGTCGACGTCACGGTGATGATGAGAGGGATCCTGACGCACGCGTTCACGCGCGTGTATTTCGACGACGAGACCGCCGCGAACGACGCGGACCCGGTGCTCGCGCGGGTGCCGGCCGAGCGGCGCGCCACCCTGCTCGCGCGCCGCGAGCCGCAGGCCGCGGGCGGCGTGCCGGTGTACCGCTTCGACATCCACATGCAGGGCGCGCGCGAAACGGTGTTCTTCGATCTCTGACATCAAAGGCGGGAATTCAAGCGGTTGAAGAAACCTTCCGCCCGCGGCTCATCGGACGGCACATGCCGCCGGCGGCCGGTGCGCGCTGGAACGCGTGGCGCGCGTACCGGCTTGTGCCGGTCCGCGCTGCTCAGCGGATCTCGAAGCCGGACGGCGGCAAAGCCACGCCGCCGTCAACCCGTCCGCACGAGATCAGCCGCCGTGCGCGATGACGCCACGCCGCCGTCAAGCCGATTGCCGCGCATGCCGGTCAGCAGACGCAAGATGCTCGCCGTTGAGCACGGCAACCGGCCGATAACCCGCGGCGGCGCAATGCTCGCGCGCGTGCGACGGCAGGAGCCGCTGCCCCGGCGCCAGCAACCGATGCACATGAAGGCTGCGCTGATTGGGGTACGCATCGGATCGTCCCGTCGCGCGGACAAGCCGCAGCAGCCGAGACGAAAGCCGATTGTCGTGATAGGCGTTGAACGCCTGCAGCAGCGGCCCCAGCAGTGCAAGCGAATCCGCCCCGCTCGTTACCGACAGATCGTGACGAATCTCCAGCGCCCGGATGAACGCCTGCACCCGCGGAGCGACAGGCGCTGCGGGCGCGGGCGCAGGTTCGCCCGTCACGTAGTCAAGATAGACCTGCTCGCTGTAGCAGGCGCTCCGGCTGCGCGGCACACCCGGCGTGCACGCCCGGATCGTCTCGGCCACGGTTTCCAGGCGCACGCTGCCAAACGAGAACGGTTGGCCCATGTCAAATGCCGTATCGCACCGGAAATCGATGTCCAGCAGATTGGCTTCGGGCAGGATCTCGGGCGCAGCGGCATAGCCGCCGGCAATGGTGGAGACGCCGGCGTGCTGGGCTTCGAGCAACACGCGACCGAGCGATTCGACGCTGGATACCGCCGGAAAGAAAAAGACATCGATCTGTTCAAAGAACGCCCAGATCTTCTGGTAGGGCAAGTGCCCGTGATAGGCGACCGCATCCGCCGGAATGCCGCGCGCCTCCAGTTCGCGCCGAACGACCTGCATCGCGCGCGCCGCCGACCGCCCCTCGACGTGCCCCGCGACCTGCAGCGACGCCGCTCGGTCATCCCGGCGCACGGCCGCCAGGAAGTCGAGTACCTGGGCGAAGTTCTTGTCGGCGCTCACCCGTCCCAGATAGCCGATGCGCAGGCCGCGGGCGGGACGCGGCCGCGCCGGGCGGGTTGCAGGGAACGAGGTCGCGAGCGGGTAGCTCACCGCGGTGTTGCCGGCATGGAGCGATGCCGCATGATGATGGATGAAATACGCACGGCAGAATTCCGACGGAAACAGCACCAGGTCCCCGGGACGGTTCAATGGCCCGGCAAGCATCTCCTGGAAGTGGTAGCCGCCCCATGAACTGGTGCGGATGTCCCGGATGATTCGAAAGCGCCCGTCGTAACGCTCGCGCAGATAGTGGTAGAAATGGCCGTATGGTCCGGCATTGCAGACGACGACATCGTCGGGCCCCAGGCGTCGGACGAAGCGCGCGAGGTCACGTTCGTCTTGCCGCAGCAGTTCGAATACATCGTGCGGTTCCGGATGCACCCCGGCCGGTGCCGCCTGAGTCAGCAACTTGCTGGTCTCGGAATAGAAATACAGTGCGCCATTGCTCGTGCGCTGGGTACGATAGTGATTGAAAGCGACTCGCATCAGCACTCCTGGCGTCGAGCGACGTTAACGGTATCGTCAAGCAGATCCTGCAGCACCTTGCGCATCGCGACGGCCATCTGCCGCACATTGCCCCCTGCGCCGTCGAACCGGATGGGCTCGCCAAAGCGGACATGCACCCGTGCCGGCGCATAGCGCGCGCCGTTCGACTCGTACAACCGGTGTGAATCGACGATGGCGGCCGGGATGACCAACGCCCCCGTCTGAGCCGCCAACAAACAGCAAGCCTCGCCCACGGGCGCGACGCGCGCCCCGCTCATCCCGCCTTCGGGAAACAGCGCGAGCCGCCCCTCGCGCCCCAGATAGTCCCGTGCCCGCCGGAACTCGTGCTCCGTCGCCTCCGCATCGCGCTTGTCGTGCATGAACGTCAGGTCGAACGTCCTTTCGATCCACGAGAACAGCGTCAGCTTTTCGGTCGTCACATGATCTTCGTTCGAGCTGAACGACTTGTACGCGAATGGCAGGTTGGCCATCAGCAGGTACGCATCGAAGCGCCCGCCGTGGTTCGACAGGACCAGCAATGGCCGCGCGTCGCGCGGAATGTGCTGCAACCCGGACACCTCGACGCGCGCGCCCGCGGCAAAGAGCAGCGTGCGCGCGAACAAACGCGGCAAGGCGCGGCGAAGCCGGGCGCCCAATGACGGGGCCAGGCGCCTGACCATCTTGTAGCTCAGCACGAGCGGCACGGCCGGAACATGCATCGCCAGCACGCTCAGCACGAAGCGGACATGCGCCCATGTCGTGCCGGTGGGCAACACCTCGGGCCGCGGCGGCCGGAACAGCGACGGATCCTCATGCTGGTCCACCTCGGCCGCGCCGGTTTCGTTCACTCGGGCATCCCCCGTCCCGCCCGACAAACGACAGGTCAACGCGCGGGCGGTCGGCGCAGCAACGATGTCGTCGTACTTGACCGTCAGATTCAGACGCTGGCGCGACAGTGAAATCACCTTCGCCGCCCGCAGCGAGTAGCCGCCCGCGTCGAAGAAGTCGGTATCGAGTGTCAGCTCGGCATCGTCCAGTGCATCGCGCCAGATCGCGAGCATCCCTTCCAGCAAGGGCGCCTCCACCTCGCCTGGCGGCGCTGACGCCTCGACGCCCTGCGGGGCCGACAGCGCGCCTCGATCGACCTTGCCGTTCGGCGTCCGTTTGAACGCGTCCACGACGACAATCCGCGCCGGCACCATGTACGCGGGCAAATGACGCGCCAGATACTGCCGCAGCGCATGACTTTCGAGTGCGCCCCCTTGCCGGGGGCTCGCATACAGCACCAGTTGCGGTTCGTCTGCGCCATTGTCCAGGCGGCATACGGCTTGCGCGACACCGGCATGCAGGTGCGCCACGGCCTCGATTTCGCCGAGTTCGACGCGATAGCCGCGCAGCTTGACCTGATCGTCGATGCGATTGAGGAACTGCAACTGACCATCGGCGAGCTGTCGCACCACGTCGCCGGTACGGAAGAGCCGGGCGCCGTCTCCGCGCCACGGATGCGGCACGAAACGCGATGCCGTCAAGCCCGGGCGCTTCCAGTACCCGAGCGCCAGACCGGTTCCGCCGAGGTACAACTCACCCGTCTCCCCCACGCCGACCGCGTCGCCCTCGGCGTCCAGCACGTAACGCTCGACGCCTGCCAGCGGCTCGCCCAGCAAGACCCGATCGGAGCGATCGGCTTGCCATGCGGACGCCCAGACCGTTGCTTCCGTTGGGCCGTACAGGTTCCACGCGTCCGCCCCCAGGGACTGAATGTAATCGACCATGCCGCGCGGGGGCGCTTCTCCGCCGATCGCGCCGATCCGCAAAGCCGGCAGCCTCGCCTGCGCCTCCTGTATCAACCTCCATGTGCCGGGTGTCGCCTGCAGCACCGTGACCTGCTGGTCCCGGATCACCGCCGCCAGCGCGACGCCGTCGAGCCGTTGCTCACTCGTCAGCATCACGCACGACGCGGCGCTGACGAGTGGCAGGAAAACCTCCAGCGCCGCAATATCGAACGACATCGGCGTCAGATTCACGAAGCAGTCGCGACTCGTGACGGACCAGCGCCCGGTCATGTCCAACAGGAACGTATCGAGGCTCGAACGGGCAACCGCAACACCCTTGGGCATTCCGGTGGAGCCCGAGGTGTAGATCAGGTAGGCGAGCGAGCCGGGCGCCGCGCGCCGCAGTCCGTGAAGCGAATCGGCGTTCGAGCGCGAATCCGGGACGCAGGCGGCGAAATCGAGCGCGCGACATCCGGCAGGCAGCGACAGCAGCGGCACGGTCCGCATCTCGACGATCACGACGCGCGCACCTGCATCGTTCAGACAGTATGCATTGCGCTCTCGCGGATACGACGGATCGAGCGGGACATAGCATGCCCCGGACAGGAGTACACCCAGCAACGCCGCGACACGATCCCGCCCCGGCTCCATGCATACGCCGACCGGCTCCCCAACCGCGATCCCCTGACCCGCGATCGCGCGCGCGACGCACAGCGCGCGCGCGAGCAGCTCGCCGTACGTGTACACCGCGCCGCCTTGCCGCAACGCCGTCCGCTCAGGCTCGCGAAGCGCATGGCGGACAAAGGCCGCGAGCCACCCGTCGCCGTCTTCGTCGAGCGGCTCCGGCGCCGGCGCGGGGAGAACGGAGGGCACGCCGGGAACGGCCGCGGCCCCGTGGGCCAGTTCGGACAACGACGTCAGGAACGCCTGCAACAGCGCGTCGGCAGGCACGGACGCGATATGGTCGATTGCCAGCGAAAGCCGCTCGCCGTCATCGATGAAATTAACGAATTGCGGGAATGCCACATGCTCGTTCATGACCGGACGCCAGCGCAATCCGTCAAGCGAGCCCGGCGCGATATCGGCGCGTCGCTCGAGGTTGATCACCGCATCCGGTGCAATCGCGGCCAAGCGGCCGAGTCGACGGGCATCGTCGACCAGATCGGCATACGCATATTCGTCGCATTGCAGCGTGTCGAGCAGCGCTTGCTTGACCTTGGCGGCATAGGCCGGCAGGTCCGCCAGCGTTTCGCCGCAGGAAGACGCGATCAGGCAGAGATTCGAGCAATAGCCGACCAGCCCGTGCTCCTCGCGGGTCCTGCGCGCGCCGACCGGCACAGCCAGCGTGATGTCGCGCCGACCGCTGACCCGGTGCATCGCCGCACCATAGGCCGCGACCAACAGTTGAAACAAGGTCATCCCGCGTTCGCGAGCGCACCGTGCCAGGCGCTCGGCGTCGGCGGCCTCGAACACGTGGACGCATTGATGCGCACGCCACGGGTCCTGCCCCCCGGCCGTCCCGCCGAGCTCGCCGACCGCCGCGCCGACCACATCCCGCTCGATGAAGCGCGTCCGCAGGCGTGCGCCGATCGCTCGGTACGCATCCGAGCGCCTCGCTTCGCGCCGCCGGGCGACGACGCGGCGAAACAGCGGCGCCGGTTCGATATCGGCCGTCGGCGGCGCATCGTAGAAGCGCAGCAGATCTTCCAGCACGATGCCCGCGGACCAGCCGTCGACGAGCAGGTGGTGCATGAGCAGCAACAGCACGCTGCGACCGTCGTCGAGCCCGATCAGGTATGCCCGTATCGGATACTCGCGATAGGGATCGAAACGATGCCGCAGCAGTTCCGCCAGCGTTCGATCGAGCGTCGGCGCCTCGATGCTCAGGCATTGCAGGGCCGGCTCGGCCTGGGTCGCGATCCGCAACGTCGGCTCCGCACCGACCGCCACTTGCATCCGCAATGCCTCGTGCCGCCCGACGACCGCCTGGAAGGCGCGCTCCAGTCGCCCGGCATCGACCCGGCCGGCAATCTCGATCGCCACGGGCACGTTGTAGGCCGACCATCGAGGATCGTCGAGATCGAACAACGCAAGCAACTGCACCTGCTCGGTACTGAGCGCGACCGGCTCTTCCGCCGCCGGCGTCGACCGCGCCCCCCGGTTGCCGCTCGCCCCCGATGGTCCGCTGCCCGGGTCGACGCCGAGAAAACCGTGCTCGGCCAGCTCGCCGACGACCTCGCCAAAGGTCGTGGCGGCCTGTTCAAGCTCCGCATCGTCGTGCGCATGCGACAGGAAGCAATTCCGCCCTTCCCAGATATAAAGCCCTCGGTTGATCAGCCCATAGTGCAGCAACTCGATGTCCGGCAACTGGGGAATGCGAAACAGCGAGCCACAGTGGGCGACGTGCAGGTCGACGCCCAACGCCGCCGTAGCGGCATTGACGCGTTCGACAAAGCGCGTGGTCTTGGCATTGGTCTCGGTGACAATGGCTTCGCCCTCGGACTTCAGGCGCTCGAGCACCACCTTGGCGGCCTGCATCGCGAGCGGATGCTTGCAGAACGTCCCGGCGAAAAACGTCATCGGCACGGCGGGATACGAATCGTCCCTGTATGACCAGGCACCGCCGTCGATGTGATCCAGATAACGCGCCGCGCCCGCCACCATGCCGATCGGCAGGCCGCCGCCGACGATTTTTCCGTAGGCGGCCAGATCCGCTTCGATCCCGTAGTGGCCCTGGCCGCCTCGCAAATGAATGCGAAAGCCGTTGAGCACTTCGTCGAACACGAGCGCGATCCCCGTCGCGCGAGTCAGCGCGCGCAATGCGTGGAGAAACGCCCTGGGTTGCAACGACGGGTTGCGGCTTTGCACCGGCTCGACCAACACCGCGGCGATCTGGTCGGCGTGACGGCGCACGAAGTCCAGCGACTCGGCCGCGCCGTAGTCGAGCACCACGACGTCCTCGATCTGGCGCGGCGTGATGCCGGGGGCGAACGGCAACGCGCTGCGCTCGCCAGGGCGCGCCATGACCGTATCGGCCGTGCCATGATACGAGCCGGCGAACAATACGACCCACGGGCGTCCGGTCGCCGCGCGCGCGAGGCGCACCGCGAGCATGACCG contains:
- a CDS encoding glycosyltransferase family 4 protein, with amino-acid sequence MRVAFNHYRTQRTSNGALYFYSETSKLLTQAAPAGVHPEPHDVFELLRQDERDLARFVRRLGPDDVVVCNAGPYGHFYHYLRERYDGRFRIIRDIRTSSWGGYHFQEMLAGPLNRPGDLVLFPSEFCRAYFIHHHAASLHAGNTAVSYPLATSFPATRPARPRPARGLRIGYLGRVSADKNFAQVLDFLAAVRRDDRAASLQVAGHVEGRSAARAMQVVRRELEARGIPADAVAYHGHLPYQKIWAFFEQIDVFFFPAVSSVESLGRVLLEAQHAGVSTIAGGYAAAPEILPEANLLDIDFRCDTAFDMGQPFSFGSVRLETVAETIRACTPGVPRSRSACYSEQVYLDYVTGEPAPAPAAPVAPRVQAFIRALEIRHDLSVTSGADSLALLGPLLQAFNAYHDNRLSSRLLRLVRATGRSDAYPNQRSLHVHRLLAPGQRLLPSHAREHCAAAGYRPVAVLNGEHLASADRHARQSA